The genomic DNA atttgtattgGGCCTAGTTCTTGCTTATATTTCGTAATTTACTGTTACCTACAGTAAAGAAAATGTCAAATCAAGGTCATGAAAGGAGAAGTCTCTCTAGATACCGCGCCTCGCTTTCCGGGCATGGTACCGCACCATGATTCTGGCCGTAGGCGTCGAAGGTAGAATTCTAGACTTACTTCAAAACGGCATAATTCCCCTAATAAAGAGTTAATCGAACAAATGCAACAACTTCAAAATCTTTTAATTGCATTAGAAGGGCAACGCCGCTCCACACCGCCGCGACTCCATGAACCGAACGCTGACTGTTTGCCTGCGCTGTCGCCACCACGGCTGCGACCTGTGACCGCGACTGTAGCTGAGCAACAGAGGTCGGTGGTGGAGGGTCGAGAGTCTGCTATGCAGTCTTCGCCAGGGCGTCCTGTGAGCGCAATGACGGACCGCGATGCCAGCGGAACCGATCGTATCATCGAGGCGATACGTTCAATCAATACGACGGTGAGATCCAACCAATCTTATTACATATCCAATTTCGATCCAAGCATCCACGATATAGACATCTGGTGCGAGGAAGTTGACCGTGCTAAGAGTAAAAACTATTGGAACGATAACGAGTGTCTTTCTCGCATCGGCAACTGTCTTAAAGGGGATGCTAGGACTTGGCTCAATGAGTGGGTCACCAATGACCGTAGTTGGAGCAATTTTAAGAAAGAGTTTAAACCGTTGTGTCCTAGGACACCGGAtattgcaaatattttatacgAGGTCATGAGTTCTAACTCTGATAAATACCCAACATATGCAGACTATTCTCGTCGGTCCTTATTAAAGTTACGCATAGTTAGGGGGTTGAGTGACGAGCTAATTTCGGCAATAGTCATACGGGGCATCACCGATCCGCAAATTCGTGCTTCTGCTACCAATGCAAAGTTAATGCCAAATGAGATAGTAGAATTCTTCTCTATTTACGTGAAATCTAATACATCATCTTTCAATAGGAAATCTGGCGATAGCATAAGTTATGATCGTCTTTCTAAATCTAATTACGATGCAAAAATTCGAAAACGTAGGTTTGAGGAAGGCATATGTCTTTCATGTGGCCAACGTGGTCATACTCAGTCTCGTTGTTCAAAGAAGTCTAAAGCCATCTCTGTTAAAAGCAACAACGAGGAAAACAATAAGAATTCTGCtcagagtttaaataaatccgAACCTTGCGCTTTTTGCCGAAAGCCAgggcataaaattgaaacttGTTTTGCAAAACTTAAATCTGATTCTCGTAACACAAATAACATTAACTTTTGCCAGGAAAACtgctatgataaaaataaagatatagtAGTAGCAGTCATACAGGGAATTCCGGTTGATATTCTTATAGATAGCGGTTCAACTATACCTTTGATTTCTTCATCGTTGCTAAGACATTTCAAGTGTGCGCGTAGGCCAGCTTTTAGAGTTTTACGAGGTATAGGCGGTAATCAAATTGAGTCAACTTATTTTGTCACCTTGGCCATAGAGTTTAATGAGATTACTTCAGAGGTGGACCTACATGCCATATCCCCTGAACTTATGAATACCCCTATTATTGTCGGTACTGACGTATTAAATCGCGAAGGAGTTACTTATGTACGTACCCGTGAACAGCAATACCTTACTAGCAAGGCTCGTCTTACCTTTAACGTTATGTGTACTATGCCGACTACGCAGATTCCGATTAAGACGTCGTTAACTGATCAAAACTTTAGCAAGCTGCGAGACCTAATTAAGACATATTCGGACTTTTTTTATCTCTGGGACGGCAACATCCACAGTTAACACTGGCAGCatgtcaattaaattaaatagtgcTGTGCCGATTAATTACAGGCCCTACAGGCTTTCTCATccagaaattttaaaaagttcgcgagataattaaagatcttctagaaaaaaatattattcgggACTCTGAATCGGAATATGCGAGTCCTATCCTATTAGTTAAAAAGAAGGATGGGTCTGACCGCATGTGTGTTGACTATCGTAAACTCAACGAAATTACAGTCAAGGATCGCTTTCCTTTACCATTGATCGATGATCATATTGATAGATTAGGTAGACATAAATTCTTCACCAGTCTCGATATGGCCACAGGATTCCACCAGATACCTATGGATAATGACTCAATACCACTCACAGGATTTGTTACACCCGAGGGGCACTATGAATATTTGAAAATGCCTTACGGTTTAGCAAATGCACCTGTTGTTTACCAGCGGATAATGTCGAAAACACTTCGCCCATACCTAGAGTCCGGTGAGGTCCTGGTGTATATCGATGACGTACTTATACTGAGCAATACAATACATGAGGGTCTGTTGATTCTTCCCAAGGTACTTCAAACTCTAACTGATTCTGGTCTTTCTATTAATCTAAAGAAATGCTCTTTTTTGTGTACTAAAATAGAATATTTGGGAAGGACTATCAGTCAGGGTCAGGTGCAGCCGAGCGAACAGAAGGTTCAAGCCTTAGTCGAGGCTCCCATCCCAAAGACCGTTAAGCAGGTTCGCCAATTTTTAGGGTTAGCTAGTTACTTCCGTCGATATATAGCTGGATTTGCTACTAAGACTGCACCTATTACTAGACTTACAAAAAAAGGCGTTCCTTTTGCATGGGGTAGTGAACAAGAAGCACGGCGAGATATTATCTCGCAACTTACAAGCGAGCCCGTCTTAGCCATTTACGATCCTGTTTAGCCTATCGAAGTCCATACGGACGCTAGTTTTATTGGTTATGGTGCAGTTTTTCTTCAGGTTCATGAAAAGGTGTATAAGCGAGCAGTCGCATACTTCAGTAAACGGACTCAAGGTGCTGAGCCAAGCAGGCACAAGCGACTGTCAAGCCCGACTCTGGCATGCGCGGGCATATACCATACGACATACCGTGTGGTCAAGGCGCTTCCCCACGGTCGCGTCGAGCTGCAAATGCTGGCAGGCTCGTGTGGAAAGGCGACCCGGGCTGCGGCAGAATTTATAGTGCCATGGCGAGGGGAATGGACTCCTGACACGTGTGCTGCCTTCTTCGAGGGGGAGCTTGTGTGTTATTTGTGTGTACAAGCTAACGTCGTGCCTCTGTTACACTGTGATGAAGACCGCATAGTACGCTAACGTCGTGCATATGCTATGTGGTTGATTCCGAAGTGGTATGCTAACGTCGCGCCTCTACCATTCTTGAGAGCTAAATAAGTAATTTGTTCAGTGTTTTATTAGTTCTGTGAAGACTTGctttaatttctattaaaaaatatatgtgtgtgtagtcatgattgtttttttttattaagattttacctctggttcctaaaaatatgaaaaagtttctaattattgaaataaattaacgtgaaattagacaaaaataataataataatttacatccaGCTACTAAAGGGCCCTCTCAATTACATAAGCAATTGTTTGTAAAAGACGTccaattaaaatgatattacaTACTCCATCCGTTCCATTAGAGCATGCGGCGTGCATGTGAAATGAAGTAGCAATAATTGCCTGCGCAATCAGAGGCGCAATGATCCCTCAATTAGTGGATCATTAGGCCCGACGCGGAGCCAAATCGACAATCCAATTTGAGGATTTGTGACTGTTACAAATCGGAGGACGACTGGAGTCTGgaaaatgagaaattaaaataattactaatggCAGATTCCATTATCCGGGTTTATGTTATTAATTGGTTGTAAGGAAAATTCGTTACATTTCTGATTTTTAAGCGACGCAAATTAgctaatgtaattttatatttagtttgccTCATTTTTTGGGTTCCGTAGCCAATAACGAGCTCATATAGTTTCACCATGTTCGTCTTTCTTTCCGCGGCCCAGCTCTAAAGAGacttttttaaccgacttacaaaaaagctTCTCAATTcggctgtattttttttaatgtttactaccaaaaagcgtaaaaaaaaattttttaccaaaaagaaccgactttgttgtacaactaaaaagcaagaaatgaatattttctacaacatttttaagtcgttgCCAAGTGAAATGTACAAAATTACTGGTATTTTCCTtgctatataaaaaggaatacgaagtataCGATCTaataactttctacattttactgaGCACCAActtattattatgttactatACTGTACCTATTACAATAATCACACCAACATagtgataaataatatagtagCGTAGGTACAGGTAGTATGTATGTCCCCATTTACTTCCCCGTACAGTGAGCTTGTTAcgatagtaatatattaaatcaatgtcccCGTACATGTTGTTTCGTAAGTGGTAAATACATAAACGTTTAATACCTACACGTTACGTTGCCATGCGCGATTATGAACATTATTCTCCTAGCAATAAGGTTTAATTTAGGTGTTATTTGTAACAATATgttgaattaaatattacaaCAAAATCGTTATGAAAACTTGCTCTGTAAGGTAAATTAGTGTTGTCTAACCCCGTGCTGAGAGCAGCACGTGAATGCGTCAGCTCCGGTTTTAACTGTGATAAATAACCGCTTAAGCCAGCCATTTAGCATTAGGGAAGCGGGAATGCTACATTTCCGAATTCCCTCTCACTCTAATTCGCTCTCGGCGCATCAGGCATGAACCCAGCTGTGGGCATCGTTAACCCAAAAATTGTGATTatgataaaaacatttattaaaaattacgcTAAAACCACGCAGGTGAATGCGGAACGAAAACATAAATTCCGTTTCAAACAAAGTTGTTGGAGTACAAATCGATTGAGTGAATCACTTGGCGCTCTTAGGCGTACGTACGTACGAACAGACGAACTGTTTGCGTTCGGTGTGAAGAGCCGTTCACACTTGGAACTTTTCTCATAAACCCCCACTCACTGGAGTCACGCCTCCAGCCAATATATACTTCAGAGCATACTGGTCGGATTTATGTCTTATTTATGTAAGAAAGTCGTAAGTTTAATCTCTGACGAAATCTTTGCTTCGGCGGATTTATTTTTCCGGATAGATAGAATTAGCACACTCGACGTGTAGACTTTCACCATCGTCATAATAAAATCAACCGAATAATGATAACCAAATaatctagcagtggacgtcaatcgtttCCTCTTCctctattattcatttatttacattctCGTACGAATCACGCTTACGTTCGTACAAAATAATGTCACTAAAAAACACGTTATATGCTACACAtggtttttgaagtaaaacttctttaggcgctactagggagtaactcagatttttttctgacggaagtaacgcttacgtcagacggtcatacgtctgtgtagtttacgcaaaaataataatttggattggtcgtaagtatattttgtcatatactccacgcttcttgacttatacgccagctagagCCAAATATCTTAATCTactaggattatttatttccaatattttcaaacggatcaattgtttatttattacttttgtaataaattgtgacattctataatattcaatgacaaggttatattgacatgtgcttgatctaaccttcaattattctatttaacaaatgaaaatatttataaaatgtgaaagtaatattaaagaattttaaataggtcaccattccagcaagTTTAAGTCCCATCGACCATCAGCTATACGAGTTATGTGCCCATTGTCACCTCTGCTTCGCAAATCTG from Pararge aegeria chromosome 5, ilParAegt1.1, whole genome shotgun sequence includes the following:
- the LOC120623992 gene encoding uncharacterized protein LOC120623992: MQQLQNLLIALEGQRRSTPPRLHEPNADCLPALSPPRLRPVTATVAEQQRSVVEGRESAMQSSPGRPVSAMTDRDASGTDRIIEAIRSINTTVRSNQSYYISNFDPSIHDIDIWCEEVDRAKSKNYWNDNECLSRIGNCLKGDARTWLNEWVTNDRSWSNFKKEFKPLCPRTPDIANILYEVMSSNSDKYPTYADYSRRSLLKLRIVRGLSDELISAIVIRGITDPQIRASATNAKLMPNEIVEFFSIYVKSNTSSFNRKSGDSISYDRLSKSNYDAKIRKRRFEEGICLSCGQRGHTQSRCSKKSKAISVKSNNEENNKNSAQSLNKSEPCAFCRKPGHKIETCFAKLKSDSRNTNNINFCQENCYDKNKDIVVAVIQGIPVDILIDSGSTIPLISSSLLRHFKCARRPAFRVLRGIGGNQIESTYFVTLAIEFNEITSEVDLHAISPELMNTPIIVGTDVLNREGVTYVRTREQQYLTSKARLTFNVMCTMPTTQIPIKTSLTDQNFSKLRDLIKTYSDFFYLWDGNIHS